In Mangrovivirga cuniculi, the following proteins share a genomic window:
- the dnaA gene encoding chromosomal replication initiator protein DnaA — protein sequence MQKDCKTVWEDCLRHIKAEIGEQSFNTWFKPIVPLKIEGQVLTIQVPSQFFYEYLEEHFIGPMRRSLLANLGNKARLQYSVIVDKGDESHKPMSVNYPTSDRKVNGKTNIENFSPFDIKSSAPTHESNLNSGYIFDNFVEGDCNRLARSAGYAVAKKPGVTSFNPLLLYGGVGLGKTHLVQAVGNEIKGQYPDKFVLYVSSEKFTNQFIEALRNNNIQHFSNYYLQVDTLIIDDVQFLSGKEKTQEIFFHIFNHLHQSGKQIIMTSDCPPRDLKGLQERLLSRFKWGLTADLQTPDFETRIAIMQKKLQSEGIDIPDNVLEYLAYSVDTNIRELEGVLISLVAQASLNRKEIDLQLAKDTLKNIVQDIDSDVGVDFIQKTVAEHYDVSLDDIKSKTRKKEIVVARQVAMYFSKEHTSLSLKSIGYHFGGRDHSTVIHAVQTVSDLMEVDSKFKDEVDNIRKKLQIKSYNR from the coding sequence ATGCAAAAAGACTGCAAGACAGTTTGGGAAGATTGTTTGCGCCATATTAAAGCCGAAATCGGAGAACAGAGCTTTAATACGTGGTTCAAGCCAATAGTGCCTCTTAAGATAGAGGGACAGGTACTTACTATACAGGTGCCCAGTCAGTTTTTTTACGAATATCTCGAAGAGCATTTTATTGGACCCATGAGGAGGTCGCTTTTGGCAAATCTTGGAAACAAAGCCAGGCTTCAGTATTCAGTAATAGTCGATAAAGGTGACGAGAGCCACAAACCAATGTCGGTCAATTATCCTACTTCAGACCGAAAAGTAAATGGCAAGACTAATATTGAGAATTTTAGTCCTTTCGATATTAAGTCTTCTGCTCCGACACATGAATCCAACTTAAATTCAGGTTACATATTTGATAATTTTGTTGAAGGCGATTGCAACAGGCTGGCTCGATCAGCAGGATATGCTGTGGCTAAGAAACCGGGTGTTACCAGTTTTAACCCTTTACTATTATATGGAGGGGTAGGGCTTGGAAAAACCCATTTGGTGCAGGCTGTGGGAAATGAAATAAAAGGTCAGTATCCTGACAAATTTGTTCTCTACGTTTCATCAGAGAAATTCACCAACCAGTTTATTGAAGCGCTGAGAAACAATAATATTCAGCATTTCAGTAATTATTACCTACAGGTTGATACACTTATTATAGACGATGTGCAATTCCTTTCAGGTAAAGAAAAGACACAGGAAATTTTCTTCCACATCTTTAACCATTTGCACCAGTCGGGTAAGCAGATAATTATGACAAGTGATTGTCCACCTCGTGATCTTAAAGGATTACAGGAAAGATTACTATCAAGATTTAAATGGGGTTTAACTGCAGATCTTCAGACACCGGATTTCGAAACTCGTATTGCAATTATGCAAAAGAAACTACAGTCTGAAGGAATTGATATTCCCGATAATGTACTGGAATATCTTGCCTACAGTGTTGATACGAATATAAGAGAGCTGGAAGGAGTATTGATCTCTCTGGTTGCTCAAGCTTCTCTTAACAGAAAGGAAATTGACCTTCAATTAGCTAAAGACACTTTAAAAAATATAGTTCAGGATATCGATAGTGATGTTGGGGTAGACTTTATCCAAAAAACAGTTGCTGAGCATTACGATGTGAGTCTTGATGATATAAAATCAAAAACCAGGAAGAAAGAAATAGTGGTTGCCAGACAGGTAGCAATGTATTTTAGCAAGGAGCATACTTCATTATCATTAAAGTCCATCGGTTATCATTTTGGAGGTCGAGACCACAGTACAGTAATTCACGCAGTGCAAACTGTCAGTGACTTGATGGAAGTTGATAGTAAGTTTAAAGATGAAGTAGATAATATCCGGAAGAAATTACAGATAAAATCTTATAACAGATAG
- a CDS encoding trypsin-like peptidase domain-containing protein, whose translation MKKTLFVILVSFLSGIAGAFFYSKISVVPTDDDDFVFASNELGHSQTQFTSDNSSNITRAGIENINIDFREASEKATESVVYIKTMASGRSGDSFYEWFFGGGSPSPRVSSGSGVIYTSDGFIITNNHVIQGADRIEVMAKQRSYEATVIGTDPSTDIAVLKIEAKNLPAIEIASSREVAVGEWVLAVGNPFNLTSTVTAGIVSAKGRSINILKGNFPIESFIQTDAAINPGNSGGALVNANGELIGINTAILSKTGSYAGYGFAVPIDIAKKVVNDLINYREVQKAFIGASVIDITYENREYSPDGSTDGVLITKLNNNGAAEESGLEEGDMIIRINDIPVPNKTAYDETLGYFSPGDKVTVYAKRDDDIISRQLTLTNALGTTNLIKREFYSSERLGADFESLSPDELKAFDVEGGLRIKNVKPGLIERMDLTEEFIITKVNGEVIDSAQELADILQQARGRVVVEGINQRGVKGYFSYLF comes from the coding sequence ATGAAAAAAACACTTTTTGTCATTTTAGTGTCATTTTTGTCAGGAATTGCTGGTGCTTTTTTCTACTCAAAGATCAGTGTTGTTCCTACAGATGACGATGATTTTGTTTTTGCCTCAAATGAACTCGGGCATTCACAAACTCAATTCACCAGTGATAATTCAAGCAATATTACTAGAGCAGGAATTGAAAATATAAATATTGATTTTCGCGAAGCTTCAGAAAAGGCTACTGAAAGTGTCGTCTATATTAAAACTATGGCCAGTGGTAGAAGCGGAGACTCATTCTACGAATGGTTTTTTGGTGGTGGAAGCCCTTCACCAAGAGTAAGCTCAGGGTCTGGAGTGATCTATACCTCAGATGGATTTATAATCACAAATAATCATGTGATCCAGGGAGCAGACAGAATCGAAGTAATGGCAAAACAACGTTCTTATGAGGCCACGGTGATTGGTACAGATCCTTCTACTGACATAGCTGTGCTGAAAATAGAGGCTAAAAATCTACCGGCAATCGAAATTGCCAGTTCCAGGGAAGTAGCTGTCGGAGAATGGGTATTAGCTGTAGGTAACCCGTTTAACTTAACCAGTACCGTAACAGCAGGGATCGTCAGTGCCAAAGGAAGGTCGATCAACATATTAAAAGGTAATTTTCCTATAGAGTCATTTATTCAGACTGACGCTGCAATTAATCCCGGAAATAGTGGTGGTGCCCTGGTCAATGCCAATGGAGAACTGATCGGGATTAATACTGCGATACTTTCAAAAACAGGATCTTATGCAGGATACGGTTTTGCTGTTCCGATCGATATTGCCAAAAAAGTAGTTAATGACCTGATCAATTACCGGGAAGTTCAAAAAGCATTCATCGGAGCTTCAGTAATTGATATTACCTATGAAAACAGGGAATATTCTCCCGACGGATCTACTGATGGAGTGCTAATAACCAAATTAAATAATAATGGTGCTGCTGAAGAATCAGGCCTGGAAGAAGGTGATATGATCATTCGAATAAATGATATCCCGGTTCCGAATAAAACAGCTTATGATGAGACCCTGGGATATTTTTCTCCGGGTGATAAAGTCACTGTTTATGCCAAAAGAGATGATGATATAATCTCAAGACAGCTCACGTTGACAAATGCTCTTGGAACTACCAATCTTATAAAAAGAGAGTTTTATTCTTCTGAAAGGCTCGGAGCAGATTTTGAATCCTTATCTCCAGATGAATTAAAAGCATTTGATGTAGAGGGAGGATTAAGAATTAAAAATGTAAAGCCCGGCCTGATTGAAAGAATGGACCTGACGGAAGAGTTCATTATTACCAAAGTAAATGGTGAAGTGATCGACTCTGCCCAGGAACTGGCAGACATTCTTCAGCAAGCCCGAGGAAGAGTAGTTGTAGAAGGAATTAATCAGCGGGGAGTAAAAGGATATTTTAGTTACTTATTCTAA
- a CDS encoding GH3 auxin-responsive promoter family protein — protein MGLKSFLSKPFAAYIASKQKKWSADPVKYQQKVFDNLIKVGSKTVFGKDHDFANIKSHDDFKKRVPIKDYEGLKPYFDRVVDGEPDVLWKGKPKYFAKTSGTTSGTKYIPITKDSIPNHINSARNALLNYIHETGNSSFVEGNLIFLSGSPEMYRTNGILTGRLSGIVNHHVPNYLRTNQLPSYKTNCIEDWEEKLDAIVSETRNRDMTLISGIPPWVQMYFDQLKEETGKKAGELFPNFSLFVYGGVNFEPYRAKLFESIGRHVDSIETYPASEGFIAYQDKQGDKGLLLLVDSGIFFEFIPADEVFDENPTRLSVGEVELDKNYAIIINNNAGLWGYNIGDTVKFVSKFPHRLVVTGRIKHFISAFGEHVIGEEVEKALASAVEKFSETEIVEFTVAPQVNPDEGLPLHEWYIEFDKEPLNLQDFETEIDNKLRELNSYYDDLISGSILRKLKVRPLKKNAFIEMMRQRGKLGGQNKVPRLSNDRSLADELENFLKNND, from the coding sequence ATGGGATTAAAGTCTTTTTTAAGTAAACCATTCGCGGCTTATATAGCCAGTAAACAGAAGAAATGGTCTGCTGATCCGGTAAAGTATCAACAAAAAGTATTTGATAACCTGATCAAGGTAGGAAGTAAGACTGTTTTCGGAAAAGATCATGATTTTGCGAATATTAAAAGTCACGATGATTTTAAAAAGCGTGTTCCTATTAAAGATTATGAAGGGCTAAAACCGTATTTTGACAGGGTCGTTGATGGTGAGCCTGATGTATTGTGGAAGGGCAAACCTAAATACTTTGCCAAAACAAGTGGTACAACTTCCGGAACCAAGTATATTCCGATCACCAAAGATTCAATCCCCAATCATATTAACAGTGCCCGAAATGCTTTGTTGAATTATATTCACGAAACAGGGAATAGTTCTTTCGTTGAAGGTAATCTGATATTCTTATCAGGAAGCCCGGAAATGTACCGTACTAACGGAATTTTGACAGGTAGATTATCTGGAATTGTTAACCATCACGTACCCAATTATCTTAGAACTAACCAGCTTCCAAGCTATAAAACTAATTGTATAGAAGACTGGGAAGAAAAACTTGATGCAATAGTGAGTGAAACCAGGAATAGAGACATGACATTGATCTCGGGTATTCCTCCATGGGTGCAGATGTATTTTGACCAGCTAAAAGAAGAGACAGGTAAAAAGGCAGGTGAATTGTTCCCTAACTTCTCATTGTTTGTTTATGGAGGTGTGAATTTTGAACCATACCGGGCCAAGTTATTTGAAAGTATAGGTCGCCACGTCGATAGCATCGAAACATACCCGGCTTCAGAAGGGTTCATAGCCTATCAGGATAAGCAAGGTGATAAAGGTTTATTGCTATTGGTAGATAGCGGAATATTTTTTGAGTTTATCCCAGCTGATGAGGTGTTTGATGAAAACCCTACCAGATTGAGTGTAGGAGAAGTAGAGCTGGATAAAAATTATGCAATAATTATAAATAACAATGCCGGTTTATGGGGTTATAATATTGGTGATACAGTAAAATTCGTATCCAAATTTCCTCACAGATTGGTAGTGACCGGCAGAATTAAGCATTTCATATCAGCATTTGGAGAGCATGTAATTGGAGAAGAAGTTGAAAAAGCACTTGCTTCAGCTGTTGAGAAATTTTCTGAAACAGAAATCGTTGAATTTACGGTTGCTCCACAGGTAAATCCTGATGAGGGGCTTCCTTTACACGAATGGTATATAGAATTTGATAAAGAACCATTAAATTTGCAGGATTTCGAAACTGAAATCGATAATAAATTAAGAGAATTGAATTCTTATTACGATGACCTGATTAGTGGTAGTATTTTGCGCAAACTAAAAGTCAGGCCATTGAAGAAGAATGCATTTATAGAAATGATGAGGCAGCGAGGTAAACTGGGTGGTCAAAATAAAGTACCGAGACTCTCAAACGACAGGTCACTTGCTGATGAACTAGAGAATTTTTTAAAAAATAATGATTGA
- a CDS encoding 1-deoxy-D-xylulose-5-phosphate reductoisomerase translates to MIDKKDQKKRHVAILGSTGSIGVQALEVIEANPDKFVAEVLTAQNSAEKLVEQALKFKPNTVVIANDDKYQEVFDALDPHDIKVYAGENALSSVLEMDTIDIVLTAVVGYAGLKPTIRAIESGKPIALANKETLVVAGELITELARQKGVNIYPVDSEHSAIFQCLAGEFHNPIEKIILTASGGPFRGKKRADLERVSREQALKHPNWEMGAKITIDSASMMNKGLEVIEAKWLFGLKPEQIEVVVHPQSIIHSMVQFEDGSMKAQMGLPDMKVPIQYALTYPDRIKSNFPRFDFAKYPQLTFEKPDTDTFRNLALAFESLEKSGNMPCILNAANEIAVDAFLKDKVGFLEMSNLIEHCLEKIDYISSPGLDDYVETDKETRSLANAYLG, encoded by the coding sequence ATGATTGATAAAAAAGATCAGAAGAAAAGACATGTTGCGATACTAGGGTCAACCGGTTCGATTGGTGTTCAAGCCCTGGAAGTTATCGAGGCAAACCCGGATAAATTTGTAGCAGAAGTTTTAACAGCTCAAAATAGTGCTGAAAAGCTGGTTGAGCAGGCATTGAAATTTAAACCCAACACAGTAGTTATTGCTAATGATGATAAGTATCAGGAAGTATTTGATGCTTTAGATCCGCATGATATTAAGGTTTATGCGGGAGAAAATGCACTTTCTTCCGTTTTAGAAATGGATACTATCGACATAGTTCTGACAGCAGTAGTTGGTTATGCCGGCCTCAAGCCTACGATAAGAGCAATTGAAAGCGGTAAGCCGATTGCGCTGGCTAACAAAGAAACGTTAGTAGTAGCTGGTGAACTAATCACAGAGCTAGCTCGCCAGAAAGGTGTGAATATTTATCCGGTAGATTCAGAGCATTCTGCCATTTTCCAGTGTCTTGCCGGAGAGTTCCACAACCCGATAGAGAAAATAATCTTAACAGCCAGTGGAGGTCCTTTCAGAGGTAAAAAGCGAGCAGATCTTGAGAGAGTATCGAGAGAACAGGCCTTAAAACACCCGAATTGGGAAATGGGAGCTAAAATCACGATCGATTCGGCATCGATGATGAATAAAGGTCTTGAGGTAATTGAAGCGAAATGGTTGTTTGGATTAAAGCCCGAGCAGATAGAGGTTGTTGTCCATCCTCAATCAATTATCCATTCGATGGTGCAGTTTGAAGACGGCAGTATGAAGGCACAAATGGGACTGCCGGATATGAAAGTGCCTATACAATATGCATTGACTTACCCTGACCGGATCAAATCAAATTTTCCTAGGTTTGATTTTGCCAAATATCCACAACTTACTTTCGAAAAGCCGGATACAGATACGTTCAGGAATTTAGCATTGGCATTTGAATCATTGGAAAAATCAGGCAATATGCCTTGTATTTTAAATGCAGCAAACGAAATTGCGGTCGATGCGTTTTTAAAGGACAAGGTTGGATTTTTAGAGATGTCGAATTTAATAGAGCATTGTTTAGAGAAAATAGATTACATATCATCTCCGGGTCTTGATGACTATGTAGAAACAGATAAAGAAACCCGGAGTTTAGCAAATGCGTATTTAGGATAA
- the rseP gene encoding RIP metalloprotease RseP yields the protein MEGIIMFAQLILSISILVGLHELGHLVAAKVFGMRVEKYSIGFPPKIFGFQWGETEYSFGAIPLGGFVKISGMVDESLDTENLDEEPQPWEFRAKPAWQRLIVMLGGIIINVITGIIIFISLLYVNGEEYLPKSEVNKAGIYALELGEKIGLQTGDKILNVNGKDWDRFGDLSNIEVLLEDDSYYTVLRDGDTVTVNVPSDFMNDLSEKKGQFIFYRHPFVVGDVSKDSPGDKAGLRQGDKILAINGEEFTYFDEFKSEINQYAGKEVNLEVSRDGNIENMNVALGDSAIIGFKPVIDGVNFEREEYSLGQAIPMGTSKAFTVVWVNIRAFGKMFSGDLDPTKSLQGPIGIMRTFGGTWDWTRFWALTGLLSMVLAFMNLLPIPALDGGHVVFLLYEMVSGRKPSDKFLEGAQKVGMAILLTLMVFIFGNDIWQWIRDSFLG from the coding sequence ATGGAAGGAATTATTATGTTCGCTCAGTTAATTCTGAGCATATCTATTTTAGTAGGATTACATGAGTTGGGCCATTTGGTGGCGGCCAAAGTGTTTGGCATGAGAGTGGAGAAGTATTCAATTGGTTTTCCTCCTAAAATATTTGGTTTTCAGTGGGGAGAGACTGAGTACAGTTTCGGAGCTATACCACTTGGTGGATTTGTAAAGATATCCGGTATGGTTGATGAATCTTTGGATACTGAAAACCTTGATGAAGAGCCTCAACCGTGGGAATTCAGAGCAAAACCTGCATGGCAAAGACTAATAGTGATGCTGGGAGGAATTATAATCAATGTTATTACCGGTATCATTATTTTCATCAGTTTACTCTATGTCAATGGTGAAGAATATCTCCCTAAGTCTGAAGTGAACAAAGCCGGGATTTATGCATTGGAATTAGGAGAGAAAATCGGGTTACAAACAGGAGATAAGATTCTGAATGTAAATGGTAAAGACTGGGATCGATTTGGCGACCTAAGTAATATCGAAGTGTTGCTTGAAGATGATTCTTATTATACTGTATTGCGAGATGGAGATACAGTTACAGTGAATGTGCCGTCTGATTTTATGAATGATCTCTCGGAGAAAAAAGGTCAATTTATATTCTACAGACACCCATTTGTAGTGGGTGATGTAAGCAAGGATAGCCCCGGAGATAAGGCTGGGCTCAGGCAAGGTGATAAAATACTTGCTATCAATGGTGAGGAATTCACTTATTTCGATGAATTCAAATCGGAGATAAACCAATATGCCGGCAAAGAAGTTAATCTCGAGGTTAGCAGAGATGGTAATATCGAGAATATGAATGTTGCTTTAGGTGACAGTGCTATTATTGGGTTTAAGCCGGTAATTGATGGTGTTAACTTTGAAAGAGAAGAGTATAGCCTTGGTCAGGCGATTCCAATGGGAACATCCAAAGCATTTACTGTTGTTTGGGTAAACATCAGGGCTTTTGGCAAAATGTTTAGTGGAGATCTTGATCCGACAAAATCATTACAAGGGCCTATCGGTATTATGAGAACATTTGGAGGAACCTGGGATTGGACTAGATTCTGGGCCTTGACCGGATTGTTATCTATGGTACTGGCATTTATGAACTTATTACCTATACCTGCTCTCGATGGTGGTCATGTGGTGTTCTTATTATATGAAATGGTTTCTGGAAGAAAGCCAAGTGATAAATTTTTAGAGGGCGCACAGAAAGTCGGAATGGCTATTTTATTAACTTTAATGGTATTTATATTTGGAAACGATATCTGGCAATGGATCAGAGATTCGTTTCTTGGATGA
- a CDS encoding OmpA family protein, producing the protein MRFFLVFTFLFLTVTDLAIAQKKDKKKGRSYNIVSPEQSLLKKTDSTYVFEFSNINRLDYFADAKLQKKILEWDRKKDWENLYPTLEIYVANFGVENFFKDNYLLWRLAKLAEHFGETEKSKYYYRLVLKHHREDLDIGKTELHYDSLTKNEKDYYVPLEYYYELVDFRKEIDTLRPPRGVLLNMGKQVNSKTPDYGPTLSADDATLIFTSKRNVHKTSMMEVRENEDLFFTKFKDGGWEESEPFVGVNTQYNEGSACISRDGQTLYFVRCNSPDSYGNCDIFEAKLQSDSTWGEIKNLGQKVNSVNWDSHPSLSVTEDTLFFASDRIEGFGLSDIYYTVRQNDNSWGKPYNLGPVVNTNGNEVSPYYDHKYKVLYFSSTGQLLRFGGFDIYKSYYKKGAWAEPKNVGPLVNGPGNEYYFTIDSKADLLFYAKSSDTQNNDLDLHSFPLPMGAQPAANTLFAGRLEGMEGQKFEGIVSVIDIENGIEVAPKFLRDDGTFAFDLIDNQKYLIILQGDNFFRIEEIFTVEGDMTVEFEAQEINATMEFESVVFDNGKAEIKPEMHSDLDKVGNFLLDHPNYMLTIAGHTDSDGNPAANKDLSQRRAEAIKDFLIGFYRIDADRIEAIGYGSDKPLVKEKTEEDKQLNRRVEFQIERPPKMSK; encoded by the coding sequence ATGAGGTTTTTTTTAGTTTTTACATTTTTATTTCTAACTGTTACCGATTTAGCGATAGCGCAGAAGAAAGACAAGAAGAAGGGAAGGAGCTATAATATTGTTTCCCCTGAACAATCTTTGCTAAAAAAAACTGATTCCACCTACGTATTTGAATTTTCCAATATTAACCGTCTCGACTATTTTGCTGATGCTAAGCTCCAGAAAAAAATCCTCGAGTGGGACAGAAAAAAAGACTGGGAAAACCTCTATCCGACTCTTGAGATCTATGTAGCTAATTTTGGAGTGGAAAATTTTTTCAAAGATAATTACCTTCTCTGGAGGCTGGCCAAGCTGGCTGAACACTTTGGTGAAACAGAAAAATCAAAATATTATTACCGCCTGGTGCTGAAGCATCACAGGGAAGATCTTGATATCGGAAAAACTGAGCTTCATTACGATTCACTAACTAAAAATGAAAAGGACTATTACGTTCCTTTAGAATACTATTATGAATTAGTTGATTTCAGGAAGGAGATCGATACTTTAAGGCCTCCTCGTGGGGTGCTTTTAAACATGGGAAAACAGGTCAACAGTAAGACTCCTGATTACGGCCCTACACTCAGTGCAGATGATGCTACCCTGATTTTCACCTCTAAGCGTAACGTTCATAAAACGTCAATGATGGAAGTTAGAGAAAATGAGGACCTTTTCTTTACTAAATTCAAAGATGGCGGATGGGAAGAATCTGAACCTTTCGTGGGAGTAAATACACAGTACAATGAGGGTTCTGCATGTATTAGCAGAGATGGACAAACATTGTATTTTGTTAGATGTAACAGTCCGGATAGTTATGGAAACTGTGATATATTCGAAGCAAAATTACAATCTGACAGCACCTGGGGAGAAATTAAAAACCTGGGTCAGAAGGTTAATTCTGTAAATTGGGATTCACATCCAAGTCTTTCAGTTACTGAGGATACTTTGTTTTTTGCATCAGACAGGATTGAAGGATTCGGTTTGTCAGATATTTATTACACGGTTCGTCAAAACGATAACTCATGGGGCAAACCTTATAATTTAGGTCCAGTAGTTAATACTAATGGCAACGAAGTAAGTCCCTATTACGACCATAAATATAAAGTGCTTTATTTTAGTAGCACCGGTCAGCTATTAAGATTTGGTGGGTTTGACATATATAAGTCTTATTATAAGAAAGGAGCCTGGGCAGAACCAAAAAATGTAGGGCCGCTTGTTAACGGGCCAGGTAACGAATATTATTTTACCATAGACAGCAAGGCTGACTTGCTTTTTTACGCCAAATCCTCCGACACACAAAATAATGACCTGGATCTTCATTCTTTCCCACTGCCAATGGGAGCTCAACCCGCAGCAAATACATTATTTGCAGGAAGGCTTGAAGGAATGGAGGGGCAAAAATTTGAGGGCATTGTTTCTGTAATCGATATAGAAAACGGAATAGAGGTAGCTCCGAAGTTCTTACGAGACGATGGTACATTTGCTTTTGATCTCATTGATAACCAAAAATACCTTATTATTCTACAAGGAGATAATTTCTTCCGTATTGAAGAGATTTTTACTGTTGAGGGGGACATGACCGTAGAGTTTGAGGCTCAGGAGATCAATGCAACCATGGAATTTGAATCAGTTGTATTTGATAATGGTAAAGCTGAAATCAAACCCGAAATGCATTCTGACCTTGATAAGGTGGGAAACTTTTTACTTGATCATCCAAACTACATGTTAACGATAGCAGGCCATACTGACAGTGATGGTAATCCGGCAGCGAATAAAGATCTTTCTCAACGAAGAGCAGAAGCAATTAAAGATTTCTTAATAGGCTTCTACAGAATAGATGCAGACAGAATTGAAGCAATAGGTTATGGATCAGACAAACCTCTTGTTAAAGAAAAAACTGAGGAAGATAAACAGCTCAATCGAAGAGTGGAATTCCAAATTGAAAGACCTCCAAAAATGAGTAAATAA
- a CDS encoding aspartate carbamoyltransferase catalytic subunit encodes MNRLSVKHLLGIKDLTREDIELLFQTASSFKEVINRPIKKVPSLRDITIANVFFENSTRTRLSFELAEKRLSADVINFSSSNSSVKKGETLVDTVQNILAMKVDMIVMRHGSPGAPHFLARSLANTKTGKHAVVVNAGDGTHEHPTQALLDTFSIHEKLGTLEGKKVAIIGDILHSRVALSNIFALQKLGADVMVCGPNTLLPKYISDLGVKVELDVDKALEWCDVANVLRIQLERQQIKYFPSLREYSLYFGIDRKRLARLNKEIVLMHPGPINRGVELASDAADADNAIILDQVENGVAVRMAVLYLLASKKPD; translated from the coding sequence ATGAACCGGCTAAGCGTAAAGCATTTACTTGGAATTAAAGACCTGACCAGGGAGGATATCGAACTTCTCTTTCAGACAGCTTCTTCATTTAAAGAGGTGATTAACAGACCCATAAAAAAGGTCCCTTCATTACGAGATATTACTATTGCAAATGTTTTCTTTGAAAACTCCACAAGGACCAGGCTTTCTTTTGAACTGGCTGAAAAGAGATTAAGCGCAGATGTAATCAATTTTTCATCGTCGAACAGCTCTGTTAAAAAAGGAGAAACCCTGGTGGATACCGTTCAGAATATCCTCGCCATGAAAGTGGATATGATCGTTATGAGACATGGTAGTCCCGGTGCACCACACTTCCTAGCAAGAAGTCTTGCCAATACTAAAACCGGAAAACACGCGGTAGTAGTTAATGCCGGCGATGGAACTCATGAGCATCCGACCCAGGCTCTTTTGGATACTTTTAGTATTCACGAAAAACTGGGTACCCTTGAAGGAAAAAAAGTGGCTATAATTGGAGATATTCTTCATTCAAGAGTGGCTCTTTCTAATATCTTTGCGCTGCAAAAACTGGGAGCTGATGTAATGGTTTGCGGACCTAACACCTTACTCCCTAAATATATTTCTGACCTGGGGGTAAAAGTAGAGTTAGATGTCGATAAAGCCCTTGAATGGTGTGACGTAGCCAACGTACTTAGAATCCAATTGGAAAGACAACAAATAAAATATTTTCCAAGTTTAAGGGAATATTCACTATATTTCGGAATTGACAGGAAAAGATTAGCAAGACTGAATAAAGAGATAGTTTTAATGCATCCAGGACCAATTAACAGAGGGGTTGAATTAGCCTCTGATGCGGCCGATGCGGATAACGCGATTATACTCGATCAGGTAGAAAATGGGGTAGCTGTTAGAATGGCTGTTCTATACTTACTGGCATCTAAAAAACCCGATTAA
- the pyrR gene encoding bifunctional pyr operon transcriptional regulator/uracil phosphoribosyltransferase PyrR has translation MQKRNLLNHELLEITILRLCQQLIENHGDFENSVILGLQPRGSHLARTVHQKLKGLTNIEVPLGFLDTTFHRDDFRRRDTPITANQTDIPFLLEDKNVILIDDVLFTGRSVRAAMDAMIAFGRPLTVELLVLVNRRYSRDLPIEPKYTGRNVNTIKSQKVLVEWKDQGANENSVWLIDN, from the coding sequence ATGCAAAAGCGAAATCTTCTAAATCATGAACTTCTGGAGATCACCATTCTCAGGCTCTGTCAACAGCTTATAGAGAATCATGGTGATTTTGAAAACTCCGTTATTCTCGGGCTTCAACCGAGGGGAAGTCATCTTGCACGGACAGTACATCAGAAATTGAAGGGGCTCACCAACATTGAGGTTCCTCTTGGATTTCTTGATACTACCTTCCACAGAGATGATTTCAGAAGAAGAGATACTCCAATTACAGCTAATCAAACAGACATTCCTTTTTTACTCGAGGACAAAAATGTTATCCTGATAGACGATGTTTTATTTACAGGCAGAAGTGTCAGGGCTGCAATGGATGCAATGATCGCTTTTGGAAGACCGCTAACTGTGGAGTTACTTGTTCTGGTAAACAGGAGATATAGTAGAGACCTACCTATAGAACCTAAATATACCGGGAGGAATGTAAATACCATAAAATCACAAAAAGTGCTTGTTGAGTGGAAAGATCAGGGAGCAAATGAAAACAGTGTTTGGCTCATAGACAATTGA
- a CDS encoding EVE domain-containing protein — MNYWIIKSEPEEYSFDDLVKDKVGVWSGVRNYQARNNIREMKKGDLLLFYHSGKNAGIVATAEVVKEAYPDPTANDNKWVAVDVKPKEKLNQKVTLKEIKKHDELADSQLVKQSRLSVIPLNKEEFNFIINLSQ; from the coding sequence ATGAACTACTGGATCATAAAATCTGAGCCTGAAGAATACAGTTTTGATGACCTCGTTAAAGATAAAGTTGGTGTCTGGAGTGGTGTGAGGAATTATCAGGCTAGAAATAATATCAGGGAAATGAAAAAAGGTGATCTGTTATTATTTTATCACAGCGGTAAAAATGCAGGAATCGTTGCAACTGCAGAAGTAGTTAAAGAAGCTTACCCGGATCCTACTGCTAATGATAACAAATGGGTAGCTGTTGATGTTAAGCCAAAAGAAAAGTTAAATCAAAAAGTTACCTTAAAAGAAATTAAAAAACATGACGAATTAGCTGATTCCCAGCTTGTAAAGCAATCTAGATTGTCAGTTATTCCGTTAAATAAAGAAGAATTCAATTTTATTATTAACTTATCTCAATAA